The sequence ATTTCTTGGATCCAAGAAACAATTTTCTTAAAACATGATTAGagacaataaaaacaaaaacatattagCTGGTAAATACTGCAACATAGCTACCTCTATCTGTACCAATAAGAAAATCTGACTTGAAGCCAAAATTCAGAGCAGAAAGCAAAGACTTACATTTAAATCTCATAGATTATTGAGtgtcaattgaaaattttcattcaagaattttgaaaattttgagcaGGAAAAACATACAGAGGTGATTTTCTGAAACActaaaaatcttttaattttgaaaatcactcaGAAAGCAAGACCTGTGTTGAGTGATAAAGAGTATTGAAGCTCATATTCCAAAAACCATATGCAGCACTTTGTCGCAAGCTTATATCAGCTAACTTCCCCAGCCAATGCTTGTACCTGTACATGTGTTTGGATAATTATCTGTTAAAATCAGTTAACAATACAGCACATGCATGTTTCCATATGTTTCCAATTAAAACGTTTAAGTGCACTGGGGTACAGAAAATTAAGTTTGGAATCGCTATGGAAGAAAGACATGACCACTAATAGCAATTTTACCTTCCAAGTTCATCTTCTTCTGTTCCATAAACGCGAACAGTTCTCATCAGAGAGAATGTCTCTTGAGCAACCTGAAATAGATAATGAAATGCGGCTTTTATAGAAATCATTGAGGAAGCAGAATTTTCAATAACAAACTACAGACAAGGAGTCTTATTCTACTTCATTAGCAGAAGCAGTACATTCTTGGGTTAACTTTGCTGCCTTCTTCTGATAACTACAAAAAGGACACatgaaaagtcaacaaaatttccacagaaacagaaacaaaaaaaaggagagagaaagagagacattgAAGGAAATAAACAACAGATAAGTGTGTGCGGGTGTTTTGTGTCTCAGCATGTTCAATCAATATCTTCCATAAAGTCAATGGGCATCTTTTTCTCTTAAGCCTTCCCTTCCCATCTCTTTGGGAATCCtataatttgaagaaaatttacaCCTTAAACTGGAACATTCTAGTGTCCTTTACACACGTAGGTCATTTCTAATTTTAGCTTTTCTTATCTTGACATGCTCCCACCTAACTCATTCAGATCACACCATGTTATTTACAAGTACATTCTTTAAGGTAAGGTCACATTTCAACTTAGAAAATctcaaaagacaaaataaaaccTTACCTGCCATAGAGCAGCATAATTGCTGCTAAGGTAGAGCATATCAACAATGTACATAAACCAAGTGGCCAAGACAGAATTATCAAGTAAATCAATGCGCCCATTCCCTAAAACAGAAtaatgagaaacaaaaaattaatccGCAAATTGAATGCAAAATCTGAAAGGCACTAATTGTTTGATCAGCGAAAAAAACCTGTAAGAGATTGCGTAATATCAGATTAAGATCATTCCCAATAACCCGTGACACTTGCTGACAATCTGCCCCAAGCCTACTTGTCAAATCACCAACCGTTTCAGTGTCAAAAAAGGATATATCCTACAACAAAGATACTGCCAAAATAAGTTAAACTACGCCAACTCTAAACAGATCTAACTTGCTTGATAGATGCAAATGACAGCGTATTTCAGAACCTGTAGGAGAAGGGAAGAATATAATGTTTCCCTCATTCGCTTGACCTGTGGAATGTTATAAAAACTCTGGTCACTAATGAGTCAATAATCAAAAATTAATGTTTGAACACAAGTAGCAAGTGATGGTAAGACAGAAAGTGAAACAAAATGGAAACTTAATTCATTTCACATCACCTTATACATGACTGCACTAAGAACAAATAAATGGCATAGCAATGTACAATGTTGAATATTTCttggataaataaaaaaaatatggtaaTTTTGGTTATAGTAGACTCACAAGAATCAtatttgctatgccaaagcagcAACCTCGGATACCACTGAAGTTCAAATAAACAGAGTATGGGGTCAGCAGCTCAGTCACATCGTTCATCAAGATGGCTCAAATTTCACGCATTGAGAGTGATAAGTATTATTATACACAGCGCAAGTTCAAAGCAAACAGCAtagaataatatcaataaataGCCCATCATAGCGCGTATATTCAtgttcaaaatccaaaaaaactgCAGAAATGTTCTGcaatacacacttttttttttgaatcataCTGATCTAATCTTAACCGTTAACATactaaaatttcttatttaatatatatatttttatattataaaagaaattaacaGATAAGAATAGGTAGGTATGGTATATAActtcatgttaaaaaaaaaatgtgtaccaaagaatgatgacatAAAGAATATTCCCATGCATCAAATCAAATCCTTAGTAGGGTTGTAAACTAGGACGCATGGACAATTAATTTAGGGTGTTGTATTCATATCGTACTCGTGTCATACCAGTGTTGTACTAGCCatttaatgttataatttttcagaaattgctCGTGTCACCGTGTCATACCCGTATCCATGTCCATGCTTCCTAGGTTGTAAATGAAGCGAGCTATTCATAAACAACTTGGGTttggcacaaaaaaaaacttattcatATTTGTTTAGCTAGTAAATGAGTCAAGCTCAAGCCTAAGTTTAGGCTCGATTATTAAACAAGCCAAACTCAAACATAGTAATGTGCACGTGAACAATCTTGCAAGTATAAGGATTGATTAAAGTATAtatgataatataaatatacttatataaacTTGAGATTAGCTTTGTGTAAGTTAGTAAAAAACttcataaaatatcaaattattatttgtaatttattgataatatgaATTGTtcattttgtagtaaaattatatatctttttaataatatgacacacataatataaattcaaatatcaTTTAGTTATCAATTATTAGCATATATTtgtgacaacaacaacaacaacaagattAGTTAAGGTTGGccacatatataattttcttgcatTCTATTCTATCCAAAGTCATATATAAGTTGCTCATGAACAATCCCAAGTTTATACTACAAGAAGAAGACCCAAGCTTAAACATATAAATAAGCTCAAGCTCGGCTCATGTTTGATATGAAATTAATTGAACAGTCCTGAACTTTAAATACTCTTCTCTGACATTAAATTCCTTAGGTACCAGACCAGACACACTGGTTCTATTTATTTTAACcctccatccaaaaaaaaaagacttgttCTACTAATCTCACTACATTTTCATCACAAGATAAGTTCACAATGaaccaactaaaaaaaaactaaggtttatggaaaattaaaaaaaaacagtagTTTGACCAAACAAGGAAGAAGGGTACTTTGACCATACAAGATTTTGACCTGCATATTCCTGAAGTGATACACAGCACAATCAAGAGACGCACATTCCGATGGAACACCGCGATTTCACGACTCTGTGCCGTAAATATTGAAGCAGTCAAGTAATGCGGTATCGAAATCTCCGAAAGCTGAACCACCAAATGTTACACAAAATTCTAATTAGTAATTCAATTCCAACTTTCCAAACATGTTCTAACAGAAATGTAAACGATTTacacaccaaaaaataaaaacacgcACCGCTGCGACAATTAGAGTAGCAAAAGCTGTAAAAATAACCCAACGGTCTTGCGCAACGAGGTGCCACATTCTGATAAGAGCTTGCAACACGGTGACCGGTTTGGCCAATAACTTGACGTCGACGTCGTCGGAGAAGCTCCACCAGCTGCCGCCGGGGAGGACTGTCCGTACGGAGTCAATCCAACGCCGGAGCCGGTCGAATAGCTCGGCATTTTGGCGGTCTCTGGAGACTTCGGGAGCGTTCTGGATGGAGAACCCGTTGATTGAAGAAGCGGATTTGAGAGGAGGCAAGAGAACGCGTTTTGGAGCAGAGGAATTGGGGTTGGGAAGAGAGAGACGGGGTTTTAGGTTGTTGGTGGTTTTAAAACGGTGGCGTTTGTGGTGAGTTTTGAAGATGGGAAGAGAAGAATATGAGGTGGTGAGGTGTATATTGCAGAGAAGCAAAGCCATAGGCGGCGAAATGTAAAGCAATAGAAATGGAAGTTCCGTTAAGGTGGAGAGAGAGCGAAGAAAAAGTGAGATATAGAATAGAGGAGATATTGGTGGCGGAGAcgcaagaagaagaagaagaaaattgggTTGAGGAACTGCTGGCGTGCAAGAATTTGCTAGTTTGGTTGctactattttctattttcacgCGATAGTACAGTAGCtacaaaagaagagaagagaggcaAGAGGGGGACTGGGGGACCCGGTGCGTTGGTCGGTCCTATATTCTGGGccaatattgtttgttattAGACGAGGGGAAGGTGGAGTGACTTTTTTAAGGTTCGTttgtttttttacaattttttttattcaggaACGTTTGTTTGTTTGCGCTTACTTTCGTTTCCAAAAGATTTTCCCAAGGAGGAAAGGTTTAAGTGGACTCcgtttttttgggtttttttttttttttaagagaaatacGTGGCAAAGTTAGACCcgtttactatttaatttaggaaaattttattttttggactaaCGTTGTGAGAAAGCTACGAAGAAATTACTGCGTACTCTTAGAGCattataaattgtatttttttatcttatatgaATAGTgatctcattaattaaatttatggtaggaCCCATCATTCATGTGAAAGaagagagtacgcatttatgatactccgagagtacctaataattttgcATGGAGATTTGAGGTGAGGTTtcaaatcaagagagagaggtttggatTGGTCACAAAAAATACCAGAGTTATGACATAGTTCAACACATCAGCAAGAAAGAACTTTGGTTTTGAAACTTGCTAGTTTGATCTGCACAAATCGAGCTTTGGGGCTTCGTTGgttcaagagaaagagaggaaaagagagagaaaaggagagaAAGCGAGTTAGACAGTTTTGGCAATGAGGATGAGGGAACCGTTTGGTGGTGAGGATGAGAGTAACGTTCGGTGTGGAGGTGGGTGTCGGTTCAAGCTCTCCTCtctactttctctctctctctttgtttcgaGTGTGTAAGAGCGTGAGTGTGATAAATGAGGCTGAAAATGAAATGTAGGAAAATAAGGCTACGTTTGTTTCAGCTGGAAATGGacctcaaaaaatattttacaccctgCCATGTGTTTGGTTGTGCATGTAAAATTTGGTTAAACGGAAAACCATTGCATTGACTACAAAATTCGGCCCGCAGACCCGGAAATTCATTTCAAGACtcattttaccttcaaaccatttccgTAATTTTTCACTCCTCACTCACTCCTCTCCCACACTCCTCACACGGTCCGAAATTCATCTCCAAGCTCACCTCAGCTCCACCTCACGCAACAACAAGAGAGAGACAGAGCTCCACCCCATACTCTAACGCCAGACCGAGGTCCACTCCATACTCCGACAAGCAGTGTTGCTGTGTTCCCCTTTACGCCGGTGAGAAGAGAGGATAACACTTACAATGGAGCACGGAGAGAGCAAGAGCCATCAGAAAATAGATCAGACCACCGTGAGTCCATGACCCAATGAACGACCCACCCCTAAGCCAATCATACCGCCATGAGCAACCCACCCCTGAGCCGATTTGTCCACCGTGTAAGCAATCCACTCCTAGATCGAACCACCTAGTGAGTGACCCACTCCTAGATTGAGCCGCCACCTCTAGATCGACCTACCGTGTCCATGTTGCCACTACCGTCACCACCACCAAGTCACCCACGAaccgatctctctctctatcacttaatctctctctctctctttgtacCTCTTTCACGATTGGTcttgtgattttgatttttttttgttttggtttttgtttctttgattgtttatatattttgattctttgtaataatatttgtttggatcctaagaaaatgtgagaaacatGATAAAAATTGGTTTTCTAGAGCATTTTcagaaacacaaccaaacactagaaaatattttctaaaacattttttggaatgcaaccaaacacctaaaaatgtttatatttctggaaaatattttcacctgaaaatattttacattcagaaaacattttacattgaACCAAACTCAGCCTAAAAGTGTGATTTATTTCACACCAAAACCAACTCTATTTTACAgtcaaagagaaaatatttttagattgaCAGGATTTTCGGTCCAACCAAACACCCGTAAATGTGTTAAAATGTTTTCTATAAAACCTTTTCAGTCCAACCATACACAACCCTAGAtgtgaaacaataatttttcaatttttagaccTCAAAAGTCAAAAAGCCCAAATTTTACATTTCAATTGTCTTCCTAGTTACCACCAACGGAGTAAGCAACAAACCAACCCCATTTCATAAGCATCCATTCCAGAACCCCTTCCATAGTGAATGCTTGCCATTATTTCATAACCCTGCATATTTTGTTGGATTTGTGCGCATAATATTATCCATTTTAACTTCTATATATGCTGATGAGTACCTATCCATCAAAGATTTGGCCATTAATAACGTTTCTATAGTTGAACACATTTTTCTCTTGTGGACAACTTGGTTTCTATTAAACCATAAAATCCACAGAGTTATCAGAATGTTGTGCTGTGTAAGTGTAATCCTGGCCAGTCAAGTTTTATCTGCCCAACTAGTTTTCCAGCCATGAATTTAAGGATCCATAGTGGAACGCATCAATCCTTAATGCTAAATCAGATCCCACCATATTGCTCTTGAGAAAAGccattttaataataaatgctCCAAGGATTTTCTCCCATATGCAAGTTAAACACACAATGCATTTTTTGTTCTTACCATGTTAAATAAGTTGCAAACTATGTGGTCTAAAGTGGACCATTTTAAACACCAcgtttaatattaaaatataaacatcTTATATGTTCATCTAAATTACTTTGTGTTTGTTTAACTTGAAAAGatgccaatttttttaatttcttttaaattaataatggcatggcatttttataatttttataaatgagATTTAGTCTATGTTTGAATGGAAAGAGATAAAAGAAGCGTagctaaaaagaaaatgaaaaataactaGAATATACTAAATTTTAGTATATTCTAACCACACTCCTCTCTACTTCTTTTTCCCTCCATCTCCTTCAATTTCAAA comes from Castanea sativa cultivar Marrone di Chiusa Pesio chromosome 3, ASM4071231v1 and encodes:
- the LOC142628273 gene encoding ABC transporter B family member 26, chloroplastic isoform X1, which translates into the protein MALLLCNIHLTTSYSSLPIFKTHHKRHRFKTTNNLKPRLSLPNPNSSAPKRVLLPPLKSASSINGFSIQNAPEVSRDRQNAELFDRLRRWIDSVRTVLPGGSWWSFSDDVDVKLLAKPVTVLQALIRMWHLVAQDRWVIFTAFATLIVAALSEISIPHYLTASIFTAQSREIAVFHRNVRLLIVLCITSGICSGIRGCCFGIANMILVKRMRETLYSSLLLQDISFFDTETVGDLTSRLGADCQQVSRVIGNDLNLILRNLLQGMGALIYLIILSWPLGLCTLLICSTLAAIMLLYGSYQKKAAKLTQECTASANEVAQETFSLMRTVRVYGTEEDELGRYKHWLGKLADISLRQSAAYGFWNMSFNTLYHSTQVIAVLLGGTSILAGHITAEQLTKFILYSEWLIYSTWWVGDNLSSLMQSVGASEKVFQLMDLLPSNQFVSNGLKLHRILGHIEFVNVSFHYPSRPTVPVLRHVNISVHPSEVVAIVGLSGSGKSTLVNLLLRLYEPTNGQILIDGFPLKEMDVMWWRERIGFVGQEPRLFRMDISSNIRYGCTRDIKQEDIEWAAKQAYAHDFISSLPNGYQTLVDDDLLSGGQKQRIAIARAILRDPTILILDEATSALDAESEHNVKGVLRAVRSDSSTKRSVIVIAHRLSTIQAADRIVVMDGGQVVEMGSHRDLLLQDGIYARLTRRQADAVA